The genome window CAATTGTGGTCGGAGATGTTCCCCGACGAACAGAACGCCGAACTGTTGATCGACGGCCTCATCAACCTGCTCGACCAGCCGGAGTTTTCGGAAAACGTCGAAAAAATGAAGCGATTGATGAAAACCGTCGAGGAAAAAGCCAAGCTCGTCAAACTGCTGGACCAGTGCATGATCGAAGACGGCCTCACCATTTTGATCGGCGAGGAAAACCTCGAGCAGGAGATGGAAGGCTTCAGCCTGATCGCGCAAAATTACCGGATGGGCGGCGAGAAACTCGGCACGCTGGCCGTGTTCGGTCCCAAACGCATGGATTATCAGAAAATGATCGGCATCGTGAACTCCACCGCCACCAACGTGTCGGAGTTCCTTTCCAAGCAATGAATGAAGGAGTGCAGACTGCGTTATGAGTAAAAAAAGCGACACCTACGAACAATCCGAAGACGAAAAAAAATCCGCCGCCGATGAGAACGTCGAAGAGGAAGAGCTGGCGGAAGCACAGGAGCCGGATGTCGTGAGCGAGGACGACATCGAAACGCTCCTGAAAAAGAAAGACGACGAAGTGGCGGAAATGCGCAACGAAATGCTGCGCCTGCGCGCCGACGTGGAAAACGTGCGCCGCCGCCTCAACAAGGAAAAGCAGGATGCCATCGTCTTCGCCAATCAGCGGCTGATCAAAGCACTCATTCCGGTCTTCGACAACCTCGACCGCGCTCTCAAGGCGCCCGACACCAACGTCGAAAGCCTGAAGGAAGGCGTGCGCATGACGGCCAAGCAGTTTGAAGCCGTGCTGGACAAGGAAAACGTCGAACCCATCATCGCTGTCGGCGAAAAATTCGATCCCGAAGTGCACGAAGTGCTGGCGCAGATCGAGTCGCACGAACACGCGGAAAACACCGTCGTCGAGGAATACGTGCGCGGCTACAAGATGAACGGACGCATGGTGCTGCCGGCCAAGGTCGCCATCGCCAAAAAACCGAGCGGCGACAAGCCCGCCGACCCCGCCGCCTGAGGTCCGATCCCCTTCCATGCCCGAGTTGCCGGAAGTCGAAACCCTGCGCCGGGCGTTGTTGCCGCTGATCCCCGGAAAACGCCTGACCGCGTTGAAATTTTTCCGGCCGGACCTGCGCTTTCCCATGCCGACAGAACTGCTGACGCGCCACCTCACCGGTGCGGTGCTGACCGACATCACCCGCGTCGGCAAATACCTGCTGCTGCATTTCGCAGACGGCGCCATGCTGTGGCACCTCGGCATGAGCGGCCGCGTCGAGCAGAGCCCGTCACTGAAACCCATTCACAAACACGACCACGCCGCCTTTCATTTCGCGCCGGACATTTATCTCCACTTCGTCGATCCGCGCCGCTTCGGCTGCATCCTGTGGGTGCCCGACGGCAAGGGGCATGCGCTGATCGACCATTTGGGCCCCGATCCCCTGGACCCCAGAACGACGGCGAAAGACCTGAAAACGCGCGCCCGCACCTGCAAAGGACCGATCAAAGGATTCCTCATGAACGCCACGCGCCTCGCCGGCGTCGGCAACATCTACGCCTGCGAAGCCCTGCACGCCACACCGCTCCATCCCAACCGCCCCGCCAATAAAGTCACCTTGCCGCAATGGGAAAAACTGCTGGCGACCCTGCGGATCACGCTGGAGAACAGCATCGCCGCGGGCGGCACGACCTTGCGCGATTTTTTCAGCAGCGACGGCAGTCCCGGCTACTTCGCCATCGATCTGGCCGTGTACGGGCGCGAAAACCAGCCCTGCAAGCGCTGCGGCGCCCCCATCGTGCGCACCGTCCACTCCGGCCGCTCGACCTTTTTCTGCAAAGTCTGCCAAAAGAGATAACGCTTAACCCGGCCCGGCATCGGTGCTATCCTTGGGGCCATGCAACCTTCCATCGGCCTCATCACGCTCAACGCGAAGTTCATCCACACCGCGGTCAGCCTGCGCTATTTGCGCAACGCCGCCCGTCGTGCCGGTTATGAAAACGTGTGGATCGAGGAGTTCACCATCCACCACCCGGTATGGAAAATCGCCGCCGCGATCCAGAAACACAAACCCGACATCCTCGGCATCGGCGTCTATATCTGGAACCGCCGGCAGAGTTTCGAGCTGGTCGAGTATTTGAAGAAACAGAATCCCGATTTGAAAATCGTGTTGGGCGGACCGGAGGTGTCGTTCGAGATGCCGCACGGCGACGACTACACCATCCTCTCCGGCGAGGGCGAGGCCCGCTTTGTCGAGTACCTGGGCTACGCCACGAAAAACGACCCGCCGCCTCCAGATGTTTTGGAACGCTGGCTGGTTTATGGCGGCGACCTGCCGGATTTGCACGTGCCCTATACGGAAGAGGACTGGCCGCATCTGAAAAACCGTTACGCCTATGTCGAAACTTCACGCGGCTGCCCGTACCTGTGCTCGTTTTGTTTGTCGGCGCTGGACAAAACCGTACGCTTCTTCGACGACGACACCGTGCGGCGGCAGATCGAAGACATCGTGAAGGCGGGCGTCGGCAAGGTGAAGTTCGTCGATCGTACTTTCAACCTGCAACCGCGCCGCATGCGCGACCTGATGCATTGGCTGACACGGTTCCCCGACGTCGAGTTTCATTTCGAAGTGGTCGGCGACCTGCTCAACGACGACATGCTGACGTTCCTCAACACCGTGCCGCACGGCATGTTCCAGTTCGAAATCGGCATCCAGACCGCCACCGATCCGGTGCAGCAGACCATCCAGCGCAAACAGAACAACGACAAACTGTTCGCCACCATCCGCCGCCTGATCGAGCAGGACCGCGTGCACGTGCACTGCGATCTCATCTTCGGCCTGCCGGGCGAAACCTACGAACAGATGATGGAATCGTTCGAGCAGGTGTTCGCGCTGCGTCCGCACGAGGTGCAACTCGGATTCCTGAAATTCCTGCCCGGCGCGCCGGTGAAAGATCAGATCGAAAAGGAAGGCTACCGCTATCTTTCGACGCCGCCGTATGAAATCATCGCCAACCGGCTCGTGTCCGCCGAGCAGATCAGCTACCTGAAACGCTTCACCGAAACCTTCGACCTGTTTTACAACACGCAGCGCTTCCGCTTCACGCTCGATCACCTGCTGGAACGGCATGCGCCCATCGAAGTGTTCGACCGGCTGCTGAGCCACCTCGACGCCCTGCCCGGCTTCCACAGCGGCATCGCCCTCGACCGGCAGTACCTCGTGCTCGCCGAATGTTTCGATTTGCTCGACGATCCGGTGACGCTCGACCTGCTCAAGCTCGATTACCTGTACCACCAGCGCATCTTTCACCTGCCGGAATTCATGCGGAAACCCCTGCCGGAAAACGGCTCGACGAAGCTCCGCACCTGGTCCGGCGACCGCAAGACCCCACTCGTTCCTTTCCAGCATGAAATCGAAGTGGACCGCTGGCAGGCCCGCCTGGCCCCGGCTTCACGCCCCGTCTATTACGCCGTGGCCCACAGTCAGGGCGCAGCCGGATATTTCACCCGCCCCACCGTGCACCGCGTCGATTCCTGACGCCGCCATTTTTATTTCAAAATTCCCGCTCCCCGTTATATGATTGCAACTTACCCTAATTTCATAAACAACTTGGAGACAAGACAAGGAGAAGACGATGTCAGACCAGAGCCAGCCCCCCCTCAATCCCCGTAGCCGATCGATCACCCAGGGCGACCGCCGTGCGCCCAACCGCGCCATGCTGCGCGCCGTGGGCTTCAAAGACGAAGATTTCGTGAAGCCGATCGTGGGCATTGCCAACGGGCAGAGCAACCTCACCCCCTGCAATGCAGGTTTGGGCAAGCTGGCAGACATCGCCTCCGTGGAAATTTCCAACAACGGCGGCATGGCGCAGATGTTCGGCACCATCACCATCAGCGACGGCATCAGCATGGGCACCGAAGGCATGAAGTGTTCGCTGGTCAGCCGCGAAGTCATCGCCGACTCCATCGAGACCGTCTGCCGTGGCGCCGCCATGGACGGCGTGCTTGCCATCGGCGGCTGCGACAAGAACATGCCCGGCGCGATGATCGCCATGGCGCGCCTCAACATCCCGAGCCTGTTCGTGTATGGCGGCACCATCAAGCCCGGCCATCTGGGCGATCAGGATCTGACCGTCGTCAGCGCGTTCGAGGCCGTCGGCAAATTCAGCGCCGGCGCCATCGACAAGGACCAGTTGACCGACATCGAAAAAAACGCGTGTCCCGGTTACGGATCGTGCGGCGGCATGTTCACCGCCAATACCATGTCGTCGGCGTTCGAGGCGATGGGCATGAGCGTGCCGTACAGCTCGACCATGGCCAACGAAGACAAGGAAAAAGAAAACAGCACGCGTGAAAGCAGCCTGGTGCTGATGAACATGGTGAAGCACAACATCCTGCCGCGCGACATCATCACCCGCAAATCGCTGGAGAACGCCATCACCGTGGTCATGGCGGTCGGCGGCTCGACCAACGCCGTATTGCATTTGCTGGCCATCGCGCACAGTGCGGGAATCGACCTGAGCATCGACGATTTCGAAACCATCCGCAAACGCGTGCCGTTGTTCTGCGACCTCAAACCGTCGGGGCGATTCGTCACCGTCGATCTGCATCAGGCGGGCGGCATCCCGCAGGTCATGAAGATGCTGTTGAATGCGGGACTGCTGCACGGCGACTGTTTGACCTGCACCGGCAAGACGGTGGCGGAAAATTTGAAGGACATCCCCGATCAACCCGGCGCCAATCAGGAAGTCATCCTGCCTTTGGACAAGCCGAAATCGAAGGAAGGGCATCTCGTCATTCTGAAAGGCAACCTGGCGCCCGAAGGTTCCGTTGCCAAGGTTTCCGGAATCAAGATCGATGTGCTCACCGGTCCGGCACGCGTGTTCGACTCGGAAGAAGAGTGTCTGGATGCCATCATCGACAATAAAATTCAAGAAGGTGACATCGTGATCATCCGCTACGAGGGGCCAAAAGGCGGACCCGGCATGCGAGAAATGCTGGCACCCACCTCAGCCATTGTCGGAAAAGGGCTGGGGGAGAAGGTCGGATTGATCACCGATGGCCGGTTTTCGGGCGGCACTTTCGGACTGGTTGTCGGACATGTGGCCCCCGAAGCGCAGGAAGGCGGGCCGATTGCGCTGGTTCAGGAAGGCGACTCGATCACGCTCGATGTCGGGAAGCATCTCATCCAGATCAACGTGACCGATGCGGAATTGCAGGCCCGGCGCGCCCAATGGCAGGCGCCGCCGATCAAATACCAGACCGGCGTTCTGGCCAAGTACGCCAAACTGGTAACCTCGGCATCGAAAGGTGCGGTAACCGACTGATCGGTATAAAGACGACACCTTCTGTCAAAAGGTCCCAATCCATGAGCCGTTGGGGATCAATCGCTCCTCTCCCGGACATCGGGTAGGGGATCGCTCGATATTCATTCCCAACGGCTCGTGCTATTCATTGCTCCATTCAAGCTGTTTGAATCTGATGGTTCAACCTCACGCTGAAAGGAGCAAGACCGATGGAGATCATGGCACCGGAAACCCCCAACAAACTCTTGGTGAGCGCCACCCGCATCAACTTGTATTACCTGAACGAGTTGTTCCGGGACGTCGCAAACGAAGTGAGCGGAGACATCAGCTCCCGGCTTGGGGTGGACATCCCACTGACGGCGGGGATGTGGGGCGGCACGTACCTCGTGGCCGATCCCACCGGGGTGTCGCGCACCAATGTGAAGCGCCTGTATTCCATCGTCAGCTTCCCGCAGGGCACGCCGCTCGACCAACCCGATGCCTTCGAGATGATGATGCGGTCGTACAGCGA of Nitrospina watsonii contains these proteins:
- the ilvD gene encoding dihydroxy-acid dehydratase; amino-acid sequence: MSDQSQPPLNPRSRSITQGDRRAPNRAMLRAVGFKDEDFVKPIVGIANGQSNLTPCNAGLGKLADIASVEISNNGGMAQMFGTITISDGISMGTEGMKCSLVSREVIADSIETVCRGAAMDGVLAIGGCDKNMPGAMIAMARLNIPSLFVYGGTIKPGHLGDQDLTVVSAFEAVGKFSAGAIDKDQLTDIEKNACPGYGSCGGMFTANTMSSAFEAMGMSVPYSSTMANEDKEKENSTRESSLVLMNMVKHNILPRDIITRKSLENAITVVMAVGGSTNAVLHLLAIAHSAGIDLSIDDFETIRKRVPLFCDLKPSGRFVTVDLHQAGGIPQVMKMLLNAGLLHGDCLTCTGKTVAENLKDIPDQPGANQEVILPLDKPKSKEGHLVILKGNLAPEGSVAKVSGIKIDVLTGPARVFDSEEECLDAIIDNKIQEGDIVIIRYEGPKGGPGMREMLAPTSAIVGKGLGEKVGLITDGRFSGGTFGLVVGHVAPEAQEGGPIALVQEGDSITLDVGKHLIQINVTDAELQARRAQWQAPPIKYQTGVLAKYAKLVTSASKGAVTD
- the grpE gene encoding nucleotide exchange factor GrpE, with product MSKKSDTYEQSEDEKKSAADENVEEEELAEAQEPDVVSEDDIETLLKKKDDEVAEMRNEMLRLRADVENVRRRLNKEKQDAIVFANQRLIKALIPVFDNLDRALKAPDTNVESLKEGVRMTAKQFEAVLDKENVEPIIAVGEKFDPEVHEVLAQIESHEHAENTVVEEYVRGYKMNGRMVLPAKVAIAKKPSGDKPADPAA
- a CDS encoding B12-binding domain-containing radical SAM protein, producing MQPSIGLITLNAKFIHTAVSLRYLRNAARRAGYENVWIEEFTIHHPVWKIAAAIQKHKPDILGIGVYIWNRRQSFELVEYLKKQNPDLKIVLGGPEVSFEMPHGDDYTILSGEGEARFVEYLGYATKNDPPPPDVLERWLVYGGDLPDLHVPYTEEDWPHLKNRYAYVETSRGCPYLCSFCLSALDKTVRFFDDDTVRRQIEDIVKAGVGKVKFVDRTFNLQPRRMRDLMHWLTRFPDVEFHFEVVGDLLNDDMLTFLNTVPHGMFQFEIGIQTATDPVQQTIQRKQNNDKLFATIRRLIEQDRVHVHCDLIFGLPGETYEQMMESFEQVFALRPHEVQLGFLKFLPGAPVKDQIEKEGYRYLSTPPYEIIANRLVSAEQISYLKRFTETFDLFYNTQRFRFTLDHLLERHAPIEVFDRLLSHLDALPGFHSGIALDRQYLVLAECFDLLDDPVTLDLLKLDYLYHQRIFHLPEFMRKPLPENGSTKLRTWSGDRKTPLVPFQHEIEVDRWQARLAPASRPVYYAVAHSQGAAGYFTRPTVHRVDS
- the mutM gene encoding bifunctional DNA-formamidopyrimidine glycosylase/DNA-(apurinic or apyrimidinic site) lyase, with product MPELPEVETLRRALLPLIPGKRLTALKFFRPDLRFPMPTELLTRHLTGAVLTDITRVGKYLLLHFADGAMLWHLGMSGRVEQSPSLKPIHKHDHAAFHFAPDIYLHFVDPRRFGCILWVPDGKGHALIDHLGPDPLDPRTTAKDLKTRARTCKGPIKGFLMNATRLAGVGNIYACEALHATPLHPNRPANKVTLPQWEKLLATLRITLENSIAAGGTTLRDFFSSDGSPGYFAIDLAVYGRENQPCKRCGAPIVRTVHSGRSTFFCKVCQKR